From a single Gadus morhua chromosome 3, gadMor3.0, whole genome shotgun sequence genomic region:
- the LOC115540346 gene encoding Kv channel-interacting protein 2-like, with protein MKSVSQDQSFTDSELDRSYDPLTGHLPSRPNKKTLKQRFLRLLPCYPSASSSSTNQNSEAGDGELSTVYCRPEGLDQLAQRTKFNRRELQILYREFKNECPGGTVDEEGFKSIYSRFFPQGDSSMYAHFLFRAFDTQRDGAVSFQDFVTGLSSILRGSVTERLSWAFCLYDLNNDGCISKEEMTDIMHSIYNLMGKNTSPGMKASAPDEHVDLFFRKMDRNRDGVVTMEEFMETCRKDENIMQSMHMLDHVI; from the exons ATGAAGTCCGTCAGTCAGGATCAGAGCTTCACGGACTCGGAGCTGGACAGATCATACGACCCGCTAACAG GTCACCTGCCGTCCAGACCCAATAAGAAGACCCTAAAGCAGAGGTTCCTCAGACTGCTGCCCTGCTACCCGTCAGCCTCGAGCtcctccaccaatcaga ACAGCGAGGCGGGCGACGGGGAGCTCTCCACGGTGTACTGCAGACCAGAAGGTCTGGACCAGCTCGCCCAGCGGACCAAGTTCAACCGGAGAGAGCTCCAGATTCTCTACAGGGAGTTCAAAAAT GAGTGCCCCGGTGGGACGGTGGACGAGGAGGGCTTTAAGTCGATCTACTCACGCTTCTTCCCCCAGGGAG ACTCCAGTATGTACGCTCACTTCCTGTTCAGAGCGTTCGACACGCAGAGGGACGGCGCGGTCAGCTTCCAG GACTTTGTGACGGGGCTGTCCTCCATCCTGAGGGGCTCTGTGACGGAGCGGCTGAGCTGGGCCTTCTGCCTGTACGACCTCAACAACGACGGCTGCATCTCCAAAGAG GAGATGACGGACATCATGCACTCCATCTACAACCTGATGGGGAAGAACACCTCCCCGGGCATGAAGGCCAGCGCCCCCGACGAGCACGTCGACCTCTTCTTCAGG AAGATGGACCGGAACAGAGACGGTGTGGTGACCATGGAGGAGTTCATGGAGACGTGCAGGAAG GATGAGAACATCATGCAGTCAATGCACATGCTGGACCACGTCATCTAG
- the LOC115540345 gene encoding junction plakoglobin: MAMSMESDGRMKVEEWQHSYHGDSGIQSGANTVREDDGDYGTSKYTTVTTTTVSSEYPEDLDAQYTLTRAQRVRNAMFPETLAEGTTILSTQTDSTQMTNVQKLAEPSQMLKVAIIHLINYQDDAELATRAVPELTKLLNDEDQVVVSKAALIVNQLTRKEASRRVLMQSPQVVAAVVRAMQNTSDMETARATASILHNLSHQREGLLAIFKSGGIPALVRMLSSPMESVLFYAITTLHNLLLHQEGAKMAVRLADGLQRMVPLLKKSNPKFLAITTDCLQLLSYGNQESKLIILANNGPEGLVHIMRNYNYEKLLWTTSRVLKVLSVCPSNKPAIVEAGGMQALGKHLTGSSQRLMQNCLWTLRNLSDAATKQEGMDGLLQVLVGLLSSDDVNMLTCATGILSNLTCNNAYNKTLVTQGNGVEALIHAVLRAGEKEDVTEPAVCALRHLTSRQQQAETAQHAVRMHYGVPAIVKLLNQPYYWPVIKAVVGLIRNLALCPENQTPLRDAGAIPRLVNLLLKAHQDAQKRGSSNQQTYQDGVRMEEIVEGCTGALHIMARDPVNRGEIANMQTIPLFVQLLYSPVDNVKRVAAGILCELALDKQSADLIDKEGASSPLMELLHSSNEGIATYAAAVLFRISEDKNTDYKKRVSVELTHSLFRHDPAAWERAHNAVPMDAGYAADELDVAYGGYPGDMGMDGMMEPEMLPEEYQPAYDRHQYADQY, encoded by the exons ATGGCAATGTCAA TGGAATCCGACGGGAGGATGAAGGTGGAGGAGTGGCAGCACTCGTACCACGGCGACTCGGGCATCCAGTCGGGGGCCAACACGGTGCGAGAGGACGACGGGGACTACGGGACCTCCAAAtacaccaccgtcaccacgaCAACCGTCTCCAGCGAGTACCCAGAAG accTGGACGCCCAGTACACCCTGACCCGCGCCCAGCGTGTGCGTAACGCCATGTTCCCCGAGACCCTGGCCGAGGGGACCACCATCCTGTCCACGCAGACGGACTCCACCCAAATGACCAACGTGCAGAAGCTGGCGGAGCCGTCTCAGATGCTGAAGGTGGCCATCATCCACCTCATCAACTACCAGGACGACGCGGAGCTGGCCACCCGGGCCGTGCCCGAGCTCACCAAGCTGCTCAACGACGAGGAccag gtGGTGGTCAGCAAGGCAGCGCTGATCGTGAACCAGCTGACCCGCAAGGAGGCATCTCGCCGCGTGCTGATGCAGTCGCCCCAGGTGGTGGCGGCCGTGGTGCGCGCCATGCAGAACACCAGCGACATGGAGACGGCCAGGGCCACGGCCAGCATCCTGCACAACCTGTCCCACCAGCGCGAGGGGCTGCTCGCCATCTTCAAGTCAGGGGGGATCCCCGCCCTGGTCCGCATGCTCAG ctcccccaTGGAGTCGGTGCTGTTCTACGCCATCACCACTCTGCACAACCTGCTGCTGCACCAGGAGGGCGCCAAGATGGCGGTGCGCCTCGCCGACGGGCTGCAGAGGATGGTCCCGCTGCTCAAGAAGAGCAACCCCAAGTTCCTGGCCATCACCACCGACTGCCTGCAGCTGCTGTCCTACGGCAACCAGGAGAGCaag ctgatcatcctggccaacaacggccctgAGGGTCTGGTTCACATCATGAGGAACTACAACTACGAGAAGCTGCTGTGGACCACCAGCCGCGTGCTCAAGGTCCTCTCCGTGTGCCCCAGCAACAAGCCCGCCATTGTGGAAGCAG gtgggaTGCAGGCCCTGGGGAAGCACCTGACCGGTAGCAGCCAGCGGCTGATGCAGAACTGTCTGTGGACCCTCAGGAACCTGTCAGACGCTGCCACCAAGCAG gaggGTATGGACGGGCTCCTCCAGGTCCTCGTGGGCCTCCTGAGCTCTGACGACGTCAACATGCTGACGTGCGCCACCGGCATCCTGTCCAACCTCACCTGCAACAACGCCTACAACAAGACGCTGGTCACCCAGGGCAACGGCGTGGAGGCGCTGATCCACGCAGTGCTGCGCGCCGGCGAGAAGGAGGACGTGACGGAGCCGGCGGTCTGCGCCCTGCGCCACCTCACCTCCCGCCAGCAGCAGGCCGAGACCGCGCAGCACGCCGTGCGCATGCACTACGGCGTGCCCGCCATCGTCAAGCTGCTCAACCAGCCCTACTACTGGCCCGTCATCAAG gcgGTGGTGGGTCTGATCCGTAACCTGGCCCTGTGCCCTGAGAACCAGACCCCTCTGAGGGACGCCGGGGCCATCCCCCGGCTGGTCAACCTGCTGCTCAAAGCCCACCAGGACGCCCAGAAGAGGGGCTCCTCCAACCAGCAGACCTACCAG GATGGCGTCCGGATGGAGGAGATCGTGGAGGGCTGCACCGGAGCTCTGCACATCATGGCCCGCGACCCGGTGAACCGCGGGGAGATCGCCAACATGCAGACCATCCCGCTGTTCGTCCAG ctcCTGTACTCGCCCGTGGACAATGTGAAGCGCGTGGCAGCGGGCATCCTGTGCGAGCTGGCTCTGGACAAGCAGTCAGCCGACCTCATCGACAAGGAGGGGGCCTCGTCCCCCCTGATGGAGCTGCTGCACTCCAGCAACGAGGGCATCG ccacctACGCGGCCGCCGTCCTGTTCCGGATCTCCGAGGACAAGAACACCGACTACAAGAAGCGCGTGTCCGTGGAGCTCACGCACTCCCTGTTCAGACACGACCCAGCTGCCTGGGAGAGG gcccATAACGCCGTGCCCATGGACGCAGGCTACGCAGCTGACG agctgGACGTGGCATACGGCGGTTACCCTGGCGACATGGGGATGGACGGGATGATGGAGCCGGAGATGCTGCCTGAGGAGTACCAGCCCGCCTATGACCGCCACCAGTACGCCGACCAGTACTGA